Proteins encoded within one genomic window of Equus caballus isolate H_3958 breed thoroughbred chromosome 20, TB-T2T, whole genome shotgun sequence:
- the EHMT2 gene encoding histone-lysine N-methyltransferase EHMT2 isoform X1 produces MAAAAGAAAAAAAEGEAPAEMGALVLEKEPRGATERVHGSLGDTPRSEETLPKANPDSLEPAGPSSPASVTVTVGDEGADTPVGATPLIGEEPENLEGDGDLHGGRILLGHATKSFPSSPSKGSACPSRAKMSMTGAGKSPPSVQSLAMRLLSMPGAQGAVAAGPEPPPATAGPEGPPKVHRARKTMSKPGNGQPPVPEKRPPEVQHFRMSDDVHSLGKVTSDVAKRRKLNAGGGLSEELGSARGSGEVTLEKGDPGSLEEWETVVGDDFSLYYDSYSVDERVDSDSKSEVEALAEQLSEEEEEEEEEEEEEEEEEEEEEEEEEDEESGNQSDRSGSSGRRKAKKKWRKDSPWVKPSRKRRKREPPRAKEPRGVNGVGSSGPSEYMEVPLGSLELPSEGTLSPNHAGVSNDTSSLETERGFEELPLCSCRMEAPKIDRISERAGHKCMATESVDGELSGCNAAILKRETMRPSSRVALMVLCETHRARMVKHHCCPGCGYFCTAGTFLECHPDFRVAHRFHKACVSQLNGMVFCPHCGEDASEAQEVTIPRGDGVTPPAGTAAPAPPPLAQDAPGRADTSQPSARMRGHGEPRRPPCDPLADTIDSSGPSLTLPNGGCLSAVGLPPGPGREALEKALVIQESERRKKLRFHPRQLYLSVKQGELQKVILMLLDNLDPNFQSDQQSKRTPLHAAAQKGSVEICHVLLQAGANINAVDKQQRTPLMEAVVNNHLEVARYMVQRGGCVYSKEEDGSTCLHHAAKIGNLEMVSLLLSTGQVDVNAQDSGGWTPIIWAAEHKHIEVIRMLLTRGADVTLTDNEENICLHWASFTGSAAIAEVLLNARCDLHAVNYHGDTPLHIAARESYHDCVLLFLSRGANPELRNKEGDTAWDLTPERSDVWFALQLNRKLRLGVGNRAIRTERIICRDVARGYENVPIPCVNGVDGEPCPEDYKYISENCETSTMNIDRNITHLQHCTCVDDCSSSNCLCGQLSIRCWYDKDGRLLQEFNKIEPPLIFECNQACSCWRNCKNRVVQSGIKVRLQLYRTAKMGWGVRALQTIPQGTFICEYVGELISDAEADVREDDSYLFDLDNKDGEVYCIDARYYGNISRFINHLCDPNIIPVRVFMLHQDLRFPRIAFFSSRDIRTGEELGFDYGDRFWDIKSKYFTCQCGSEKCKHSAEAIALEQSRLARLDPHPELLPELSSLPPVNP; encoded by the exons atggcggcggcggcgggagctgcagcggcggcggccgccgag GGGGAGGCCCCTGCTGAGATGGGGGCGCTGGTGCTGGAGAAGGAGCCCAGAGGAGCCACCGAGAGAG TTCATGGCTCTTTGGGGGACACCCCTCGTAGTGAGGAGACTCTGCCCAAGGCCAACCCTGACTCCCTGGAGCCTGCTGGCCCCTCATCCCCAGCCTCTGTCACCGTGACCGTCGGCGATGAGGGGGCTGACACCCCTGTAGGGGCCACACCACTTATCGGGGAAGAACCTGAGAATCTCGAGGGAGATGGGGACCTCCATGGGGGCCGCATCCTGCTGG GCCATGCCACAAAGTCGTTCCCGTCTTCCCCCAGCAAGGGGAGTGCCTGTCCCAGCCGGGCCAAGATGTCAATGACAGGGGCTGGAAAATCACCCCCATCAGTCCAAAGTTTGGCTATGAGGCTGCTGAGTATGCCAGGGGCTCAGGGGGCAGTGGCAGCAGGACCTGAACCCCCTCCTGCTACAGCCGGCCCAGAGGGGCCACCCAAGGTCCACCGAGCCAGGAAAACCATGTCCAAACCCGGCAACGGACAG CCCCCAGTCCCTGAGAAGCGGCCCCCTGAAGTGCAGCATTTCCGCATGAGTGATGACGTGCACTCCCTGGGGAAGGTCACCTCAG ATGTGGCCAAGAGGAGGAAGCTGAACGCAGGAGGTGGCCTG TCAGAGGAGTTGGGCTCTGCCCGGGGTTCGGGAGAAGTGACCCTGGAGAAGGGAGACCCTGggtccctggaggagtgggagacAGTAGTGGGTGACGACTTCAGCCTCTACTATGATTCCTACTCTGTAGATGAGCGTGTGGACTCTGACAGCAAG TCTGAGGTTGAAGCTCTCGCTGAACAACTGagcgaggaagaggaggaggaggaagaggaagaagaggaagaagaagaggaagaggaggaagaagaggaagaagaagaagatgaggaGTCAGGCAATCAGTCAGACAGA agtGGTTCCAGCGGCCGGCGCAAAGCCAAGAAGAAATGGCGGAAGGACAGCCCCTGGGTGAAGCCATCACGGAAACGGCGGAAGCGGGAGCCTCCGAGGGCCAAGGAGCCACGAG GAGTGAATGGTGTGGGCTCCTCAGGCCCCAGTGAGTACATGGAGGTCCCTCTGGGGTCCCTGGAGCTGCCCAGCGAGGGGACCCTCTCCCCCAACCACGCTG GGGTGTCCAATGACACGTCTTCACTGGAGACTGAGCGCGGGTTTGAGGAGTTGCCCCTCTGCAGCTGCCGCATGGAGGCGCCCAAGATTGACCGCATCAGCGAGAGAGCGGGGCACAAGTGCATGGCCACGGAGAGTGTGGATGGAGAG CTGTCAGGCTGCAATGCTGCAATCCTCAAGCGGGAGACCATGAGGCCATCAAGCCGAGTGGCACTGATGGTGCTCTGTGAGACCCACCGCGCCCGCATGGTCAAACACCACTGCTGCCCGGGCTGTGGCTACTTCTGTACAGCG GGCACCTTCCTGGAGTGCCACCCCGACTTCCGTGTGGCCCACCGCTTCCACAAGGCCTGTGTGTCCCAGCTGAATGGGATGGTTTTCTGTCCTCACTGTGGGGAGGACGCATCTGAAGCCCAGGAGGTGACCATCCCCCGGGGAGACGGGGTGACCCCACCAGCCGGCACTgccgcccctgcccccccacccctggcccaggATGCCCCTGGAAGAGCAGACACTTCCCAGCCCAG CGCCCGGATGCGAGGGCATGGGGAGCCCCGGCGCCCACCCTGTGACCCTCTGGCTGACACCATCGACAGCTCAGGGCCCTCCCTGACCCTGCCCAATGGGGGCTGCCTCTCAGCCGTGGGGCTGCCACCTGGGCCAGGCCGGGAGGCCCTGGAGAAGGCCCTGGTCATCCAGGAGTCAGAGAG GCGGAAGAAACTCCGTTTCCACCCCCGGCAGTTGTACCTGTCAGTGAAGCAGGGGGAGCTGCAGAAGGTGATCCTCATGCTGT TGGACAACCTGGACCCCAACTTCCAGAGCGACCAGCAGAGCAAGCGCACGCCTCTGCATGCAGCCGCCCAGAAGGGCTCCGTGGAGATCTGCCACGTGCTGCTGCAG GCTGGAGCCAATATCAATGCAGTGGACAAGCAGCAGCGGACGCCGCTGATGGAGGCCGTGGTGAACAACCACCTGGAGGTTGCACGCTACATGGTACAGCGCGGTGGCTGTGTCTACAGCAAG GAGGAAGACGGTTCCACCTGTCTCCACCACGCAGCCAAAATTGGGAACTTGGAGATGGTCAGCCTGCTGCTCAGCACAGGACAGGTGGACGTCAATGCCCAG GACAGTGGGGGGTGGACACCCATCATCTGGGCCGCAGAGCACAAGCACATCGAGGTGATCCGCATGCTGCTGACACGGGGCGCTGACGTCACCCTCACGGACAAC GAGGAAAACATCTGCCTGCACTGGGCTTCCTTCACCGGCAGTGCCGCCATCGCCGAGGTGCTACTGAACGCCCGCTGCGACCTCCATGCTGTGAACTACCATGGGGACACGCCCCTGCACATCGCAGCCCGGGAGAGCTACCACGACTGCGTGCT gTTGTTCCTGTCACGTGGGGCAAACCCTGAACTTCGGAACAAGGAGGGGGACACAGCATGGGACCTGACTCCTGAGCGCTCTGACGTGTGGTTTGCACTCCAGCTCAACCGCAAGCTTCGGCTCGGGGTGGGAAATCGGGCCATCCGCACGGAGAGGATCATCTGCCG GGATGTGGCTCGGGGCTACGAGAATGTGCCCATTCCCTGTGTCAACGGCGTGGACGGGGAGCCCTGCCCCGAGGATTACAAGTACATCTCAGAGAACTGCGAGACGTCCACCATGAACATCGACCGCAACATCACCCACCTGCAG CACTGCACGTGTGTGGACGACTGCTCCAGCTCCAACTGCCTGTGTGGCCAGCTCAGCATCCGCTGCTGGTATGATAAG GACGGGCGGCTGCTCCAGGAATTTAACAAGATCGAGCCGCCGCTGATTTTTGAGTGTAACCAGGCGTGCTCCTGCTGGAGGAACTGCAAGAACCGCGTAGTGCAGAGCGGCATCAA GGTGCGACTGCAGCTCTACCGAACAGCCAAGATGGGCTGGGGGGTGCGCGCCCTGCAGACCATCCCCCAGGGGACCTTCATCTGCGA GTATGTCGGGGAGCTGATCTCCGATGCTGAGGCCGATGTGAGAGAGGATGATTCTTATCTCTTCGACTTAGACAACAAG GATGGAGAGGTGTACTGCATTGATGCTCGTTACTATGGCAACATCAGCCGCTTCATCAACCACCTGTGTGACCCCAACATCATCCCCGTCCGGGTCTTCATGCTGCACCAAGACCTGCGATTTCCACGCATTGCCTTCTTCAGTTCCCGAGACATCCGGActggggaggagctggg GTTTGACTATGGTGACCGCTTCTGGGACATCAAAAGCAAATATTTCACCTGCCAGTGTGGCTCTGAGAAGTGCAAGCACTCAGCCGAGGCCATCGCCCTGGAGCAGAGCCGCCTGGCCCGCCTGGACCCCCACCCTGAGCTGCTGCCTGAGCTCAGCTCCCTGCCCCCCGTCAACCCCTGA
- the EHMT2 gene encoding histone-lysine N-methyltransferase EHMT2 isoform X2 → MAAAAGAAAAAAAEGEAPAEMGALVLEKEPRGATERVHGSLGDTPRSEETLPKANPDSLEPAGPSSPASVTVTVGDEGADTPVGATPLIGEEPENLEGDGDLHGGRILLGHATKSFPSSPSKGSACPSRAKMSMTGAGKSPPSVQSLAMRLLSMPGAQGAVAAGPEPPPATAGPEGPPKVHRARKTMSKPGNGQPPVPEKRPPEVQHFRMSDDVHSLGKVTSDVAKRRKLNAGGGLSEELGSARGSGEVTLEKGDPGSLEEWETVVGDDFSLYYDSYSVDERVDSDSKSEVEALAEQLSEEEEEEEEEEEEEEEEEEEEEEEEEDEESGNQSDRSGSSGRRKAKKKWRKDSPWVKPSRKRRKREPPRAKEPRGVSNDTSSLETERGFEELPLCSCRMEAPKIDRISERAGHKCMATESVDGELSGCNAAILKRETMRPSSRVALMVLCETHRARMVKHHCCPGCGYFCTAGTFLECHPDFRVAHRFHKACVSQLNGMVFCPHCGEDASEAQEVTIPRGDGVTPPAGTAAPAPPPLAQDAPGRADTSQPSARMRGHGEPRRPPCDPLADTIDSSGPSLTLPNGGCLSAVGLPPGPGREALEKALVIQESERRKKLRFHPRQLYLSVKQGELQKVILMLLDNLDPNFQSDQQSKRTPLHAAAQKGSVEICHVLLQAGANINAVDKQQRTPLMEAVVNNHLEVARYMVQRGGCVYSKEEDGSTCLHHAAKIGNLEMVSLLLSTGQVDVNAQDSGGWTPIIWAAEHKHIEVIRMLLTRGADVTLTDNEENICLHWASFTGSAAIAEVLLNARCDLHAVNYHGDTPLHIAARESYHDCVLLFLSRGANPELRNKEGDTAWDLTPERSDVWFALQLNRKLRLGVGNRAIRTERIICRDVARGYENVPIPCVNGVDGEPCPEDYKYISENCETSTMNIDRNITHLQHCTCVDDCSSSNCLCGQLSIRCWYDKDGRLLQEFNKIEPPLIFECNQACSCWRNCKNRVVQSGIKVRLQLYRTAKMGWGVRALQTIPQGTFICEYVGELISDAEADVREDDSYLFDLDNKDGEVYCIDARYYGNISRFINHLCDPNIIPVRVFMLHQDLRFPRIAFFSSRDIRTGEELGFDYGDRFWDIKSKYFTCQCGSEKCKHSAEAIALEQSRLARLDPHPELLPELSSLPPVNP, encoded by the exons atggcggcggcggcgggagctgcagcggcggcggccgccgag GGGGAGGCCCCTGCTGAGATGGGGGCGCTGGTGCTGGAGAAGGAGCCCAGAGGAGCCACCGAGAGAG TTCATGGCTCTTTGGGGGACACCCCTCGTAGTGAGGAGACTCTGCCCAAGGCCAACCCTGACTCCCTGGAGCCTGCTGGCCCCTCATCCCCAGCCTCTGTCACCGTGACCGTCGGCGATGAGGGGGCTGACACCCCTGTAGGGGCCACACCACTTATCGGGGAAGAACCTGAGAATCTCGAGGGAGATGGGGACCTCCATGGGGGCCGCATCCTGCTGG GCCATGCCACAAAGTCGTTCCCGTCTTCCCCCAGCAAGGGGAGTGCCTGTCCCAGCCGGGCCAAGATGTCAATGACAGGGGCTGGAAAATCACCCCCATCAGTCCAAAGTTTGGCTATGAGGCTGCTGAGTATGCCAGGGGCTCAGGGGGCAGTGGCAGCAGGACCTGAACCCCCTCCTGCTACAGCCGGCCCAGAGGGGCCACCCAAGGTCCACCGAGCCAGGAAAACCATGTCCAAACCCGGCAACGGACAG CCCCCAGTCCCTGAGAAGCGGCCCCCTGAAGTGCAGCATTTCCGCATGAGTGATGACGTGCACTCCCTGGGGAAGGTCACCTCAG ATGTGGCCAAGAGGAGGAAGCTGAACGCAGGAGGTGGCCTG TCAGAGGAGTTGGGCTCTGCCCGGGGTTCGGGAGAAGTGACCCTGGAGAAGGGAGACCCTGggtccctggaggagtgggagacAGTAGTGGGTGACGACTTCAGCCTCTACTATGATTCCTACTCTGTAGATGAGCGTGTGGACTCTGACAGCAAG TCTGAGGTTGAAGCTCTCGCTGAACAACTGagcgaggaagaggaggaggaggaagaggaagaagaggaagaagaagaggaagaggaggaagaagaggaagaagaagaagatgaggaGTCAGGCAATCAGTCAGACAGA agtGGTTCCAGCGGCCGGCGCAAAGCCAAGAAGAAATGGCGGAAGGACAGCCCCTGGGTGAAGCCATCACGGAAACGGCGGAAGCGGGAGCCTCCGAGGGCCAAGGAGCCACGAG GGGTGTCCAATGACACGTCTTCACTGGAGACTGAGCGCGGGTTTGAGGAGTTGCCCCTCTGCAGCTGCCGCATGGAGGCGCCCAAGATTGACCGCATCAGCGAGAGAGCGGGGCACAAGTGCATGGCCACGGAGAGTGTGGATGGAGAG CTGTCAGGCTGCAATGCTGCAATCCTCAAGCGGGAGACCATGAGGCCATCAAGCCGAGTGGCACTGATGGTGCTCTGTGAGACCCACCGCGCCCGCATGGTCAAACACCACTGCTGCCCGGGCTGTGGCTACTTCTGTACAGCG GGCACCTTCCTGGAGTGCCACCCCGACTTCCGTGTGGCCCACCGCTTCCACAAGGCCTGTGTGTCCCAGCTGAATGGGATGGTTTTCTGTCCTCACTGTGGGGAGGACGCATCTGAAGCCCAGGAGGTGACCATCCCCCGGGGAGACGGGGTGACCCCACCAGCCGGCACTgccgcccctgcccccccacccctggcccaggATGCCCCTGGAAGAGCAGACACTTCCCAGCCCAG CGCCCGGATGCGAGGGCATGGGGAGCCCCGGCGCCCACCCTGTGACCCTCTGGCTGACACCATCGACAGCTCAGGGCCCTCCCTGACCCTGCCCAATGGGGGCTGCCTCTCAGCCGTGGGGCTGCCACCTGGGCCAGGCCGGGAGGCCCTGGAGAAGGCCCTGGTCATCCAGGAGTCAGAGAG GCGGAAGAAACTCCGTTTCCACCCCCGGCAGTTGTACCTGTCAGTGAAGCAGGGGGAGCTGCAGAAGGTGATCCTCATGCTGT TGGACAACCTGGACCCCAACTTCCAGAGCGACCAGCAGAGCAAGCGCACGCCTCTGCATGCAGCCGCCCAGAAGGGCTCCGTGGAGATCTGCCACGTGCTGCTGCAG GCTGGAGCCAATATCAATGCAGTGGACAAGCAGCAGCGGACGCCGCTGATGGAGGCCGTGGTGAACAACCACCTGGAGGTTGCACGCTACATGGTACAGCGCGGTGGCTGTGTCTACAGCAAG GAGGAAGACGGTTCCACCTGTCTCCACCACGCAGCCAAAATTGGGAACTTGGAGATGGTCAGCCTGCTGCTCAGCACAGGACAGGTGGACGTCAATGCCCAG GACAGTGGGGGGTGGACACCCATCATCTGGGCCGCAGAGCACAAGCACATCGAGGTGATCCGCATGCTGCTGACACGGGGCGCTGACGTCACCCTCACGGACAAC GAGGAAAACATCTGCCTGCACTGGGCTTCCTTCACCGGCAGTGCCGCCATCGCCGAGGTGCTACTGAACGCCCGCTGCGACCTCCATGCTGTGAACTACCATGGGGACACGCCCCTGCACATCGCAGCCCGGGAGAGCTACCACGACTGCGTGCT gTTGTTCCTGTCACGTGGGGCAAACCCTGAACTTCGGAACAAGGAGGGGGACACAGCATGGGACCTGACTCCTGAGCGCTCTGACGTGTGGTTTGCACTCCAGCTCAACCGCAAGCTTCGGCTCGGGGTGGGAAATCGGGCCATCCGCACGGAGAGGATCATCTGCCG GGATGTGGCTCGGGGCTACGAGAATGTGCCCATTCCCTGTGTCAACGGCGTGGACGGGGAGCCCTGCCCCGAGGATTACAAGTACATCTCAGAGAACTGCGAGACGTCCACCATGAACATCGACCGCAACATCACCCACCTGCAG CACTGCACGTGTGTGGACGACTGCTCCAGCTCCAACTGCCTGTGTGGCCAGCTCAGCATCCGCTGCTGGTATGATAAG GACGGGCGGCTGCTCCAGGAATTTAACAAGATCGAGCCGCCGCTGATTTTTGAGTGTAACCAGGCGTGCTCCTGCTGGAGGAACTGCAAGAACCGCGTAGTGCAGAGCGGCATCAA GGTGCGACTGCAGCTCTACCGAACAGCCAAGATGGGCTGGGGGGTGCGCGCCCTGCAGACCATCCCCCAGGGGACCTTCATCTGCGA GTATGTCGGGGAGCTGATCTCCGATGCTGAGGCCGATGTGAGAGAGGATGATTCTTATCTCTTCGACTTAGACAACAAG GATGGAGAGGTGTACTGCATTGATGCTCGTTACTATGGCAACATCAGCCGCTTCATCAACCACCTGTGTGACCCCAACATCATCCCCGTCCGGGTCTTCATGCTGCACCAAGACCTGCGATTTCCACGCATTGCCTTCTTCAGTTCCCGAGACATCCGGActggggaggagctggg GTTTGACTATGGTGACCGCTTCTGGGACATCAAAAGCAAATATTTCACCTGCCAGTGTGGCTCTGAGAAGTGCAAGCACTCAGCCGAGGCCATCGCCCTGGAGCAGAGCCGCCTGGCCCGCCTGGACCCCCACCCTGAGCTGCTGCCTGAGCTCAGCTCCCTGCCCCCCGTCAACCCCTGA
- the EHMT2 gene encoding histone-lysine N-methyltransferase EHMT2 isoform X4, with amino-acid sequence MRGLPRGRGLMRARGRGRAAPPGSRGRGRGGPHRGRGRPRSLLSLPRAQASWAPQLPTGLTSPPIPCVPSQGEAPAEMGALVLEKEPRGATERVHGSLGDTPRSEETLPKANPDSLEPAGPSSPASVTVTVGDEGADTPVGATPLIGEEPENLEGDGDLHGGRILLGHATKSFPSSPSKGSACPSRAKMSMTGAGKSPPSVQSLAMRLLSMPGAQGAVAAGPEPPPATAGPEGPPKVHRARKTMSKPGNGQPPVPEKRPPEVQHFRMSDDVHSLGKVTSDVAKRRKLNAGGGLSEELGSARGSGEVTLEKGDPGSLEEWETVVGDDFSLYYDSYSVDERVDSDSKSEVEALAEQLSEEEEEEEEEEEEEEEEEEEEEEEEEDEESGNQSDRSGSSGRRKAKKKWRKDSPWVKPSRKRRKREPPRAKEPRGVNGVGSSGPSEYMEVPLGSLELPSEGTLSPNHAGVSNDTSSLETERGFEELPLCSCRMEAPKIDRISERAGHKCMATESVDGELSGCNAAILKRETMRPSSRVALMVLCETHRARMVKHHCCPGCGYFCTAGTFLECHPDFRVAHRFHKACVSQLNGMVFCPHCGEDASEAQEVTIPRGDGVTPPAGTAAPAPPPLAQDAPGRADTSQPSARMRGHGEPRRPPCDPLADTIDSSGPSLTLPNGGCLSAVGLPPGPGREALEKALVIQESERRKKLRFHPRQLYLSVKQGELQKVILMLLDNLDPNFQSDQQSKRTPLHAAAQKGSVEICHVLLQAGANINAVDKQQRTPLMEAVVNNHLEVARYMVQRGGCVYSKEEDGSTCLHHAAKIGNLEMVSLLLSTGQVDVNAQDSGGWTPIIWAAEHKHIEVIRMLLTRGADVTLTDNEENICLHWASFTGSAAIAEVLLNARCDLHAVNYHGDTPLHIAARESYHDCVLLFLSRGANPELRNKEGDTAWDLTPERSDVWFALQLNRKLRLGVGNRAIRTERIICRDVARGYENVPIPCVNGVDGEPCPEDYKYISENCETSTMNIDRNITHLQHCTCVDDCSSSNCLCGQLSIRCWYDKDGRLLQEFNKIEPPLIFECNQACSCWRNCKNRVVQSGIKVRLQLYRTAKMGWGVRALQTIPQGTFICEYVGELISDAEADVREDDSYLFDLDNKDGEVYCIDARYYGNISRFINHLCDPNIIPVRVFMLHQDLRFPRIAFFSSRDIRTGEELGFDYGDRFWDIKSKYFTCQCGSEKCKHSAEAIALEQSRLARLDPHPELLPELSSLPPVNP; translated from the exons ATGCGGGGTCTACCGAGAGGGAGGGGGTTGATGCGGGCCCGGGGGAGGGGTCGTGCGGCCCCTCCGGGCAGCCGAGGCCGCGGAAGGGGGGGCCCCCATAGAGGAAGAGGTAGGCCCCGGAGCCTACTCTCTCTTCCCAGGGCCCAGGCGTCCTGGGCCCCCCAACTTCCTACTGGGCTGACCAGTCCTCCTATCCCTTGTGTCCCCTCCCAGGGGGAGGCCCCTGCTGAGATGGGGGCGCTGGTGCTGGAGAAGGAGCCCAGAGGAGCCACCGAGAGAG TTCATGGCTCTTTGGGGGACACCCCTCGTAGTGAGGAGACTCTGCCCAAGGCCAACCCTGACTCCCTGGAGCCTGCTGGCCCCTCATCCCCAGCCTCTGTCACCGTGACCGTCGGCGATGAGGGGGCTGACACCCCTGTAGGGGCCACACCACTTATCGGGGAAGAACCTGAGAATCTCGAGGGAGATGGGGACCTCCATGGGGGCCGCATCCTGCTGG GCCATGCCACAAAGTCGTTCCCGTCTTCCCCCAGCAAGGGGAGTGCCTGTCCCAGCCGGGCCAAGATGTCAATGACAGGGGCTGGAAAATCACCCCCATCAGTCCAAAGTTTGGCTATGAGGCTGCTGAGTATGCCAGGGGCTCAGGGGGCAGTGGCAGCAGGACCTGAACCCCCTCCTGCTACAGCCGGCCCAGAGGGGCCACCCAAGGTCCACCGAGCCAGGAAAACCATGTCCAAACCCGGCAACGGACAG CCCCCAGTCCCTGAGAAGCGGCCCCCTGAAGTGCAGCATTTCCGCATGAGTGATGACGTGCACTCCCTGGGGAAGGTCACCTCAG ATGTGGCCAAGAGGAGGAAGCTGAACGCAGGAGGTGGCCTG TCAGAGGAGTTGGGCTCTGCCCGGGGTTCGGGAGAAGTGACCCTGGAGAAGGGAGACCCTGggtccctggaggagtgggagacAGTAGTGGGTGACGACTTCAGCCTCTACTATGATTCCTACTCTGTAGATGAGCGTGTGGACTCTGACAGCAAG TCTGAGGTTGAAGCTCTCGCTGAACAACTGagcgaggaagaggaggaggaggaagaggaagaagaggaagaagaagaggaagaggaggaagaagaggaagaagaagaagatgaggaGTCAGGCAATCAGTCAGACAGA agtGGTTCCAGCGGCCGGCGCAAAGCCAAGAAGAAATGGCGGAAGGACAGCCCCTGGGTGAAGCCATCACGGAAACGGCGGAAGCGGGAGCCTCCGAGGGCCAAGGAGCCACGAG GAGTGAATGGTGTGGGCTCCTCAGGCCCCAGTGAGTACATGGAGGTCCCTCTGGGGTCCCTGGAGCTGCCCAGCGAGGGGACCCTCTCCCCCAACCACGCTG GGGTGTCCAATGACACGTCTTCACTGGAGACTGAGCGCGGGTTTGAGGAGTTGCCCCTCTGCAGCTGCCGCATGGAGGCGCCCAAGATTGACCGCATCAGCGAGAGAGCGGGGCACAAGTGCATGGCCACGGAGAGTGTGGATGGAGAG CTGTCAGGCTGCAATGCTGCAATCCTCAAGCGGGAGACCATGAGGCCATCAAGCCGAGTGGCACTGATGGTGCTCTGTGAGACCCACCGCGCCCGCATGGTCAAACACCACTGCTGCCCGGGCTGTGGCTACTTCTGTACAGCG GGCACCTTCCTGGAGTGCCACCCCGACTTCCGTGTGGCCCACCGCTTCCACAAGGCCTGTGTGTCCCAGCTGAATGGGATGGTTTTCTGTCCTCACTGTGGGGAGGACGCATCTGAAGCCCAGGAGGTGACCATCCCCCGGGGAGACGGGGTGACCCCACCAGCCGGCACTgccgcccctgcccccccacccctggcccaggATGCCCCTGGAAGAGCAGACACTTCCCAGCCCAG CGCCCGGATGCGAGGGCATGGGGAGCCCCGGCGCCCACCCTGTGACCCTCTGGCTGACACCATCGACAGCTCAGGGCCCTCCCTGACCCTGCCCAATGGGGGCTGCCTCTCAGCCGTGGGGCTGCCACCTGGGCCAGGCCGGGAGGCCCTGGAGAAGGCCCTGGTCATCCAGGAGTCAGAGAG GCGGAAGAAACTCCGTTTCCACCCCCGGCAGTTGTACCTGTCAGTGAAGCAGGGGGAGCTGCAGAAGGTGATCCTCATGCTGT TGGACAACCTGGACCCCAACTTCCAGAGCGACCAGCAGAGCAAGCGCACGCCTCTGCATGCAGCCGCCCAGAAGGGCTCCGTGGAGATCTGCCACGTGCTGCTGCAG GCTGGAGCCAATATCAATGCAGTGGACAAGCAGCAGCGGACGCCGCTGATGGAGGCCGTGGTGAACAACCACCTGGAGGTTGCACGCTACATGGTACAGCGCGGTGGCTGTGTCTACAGCAAG GAGGAAGACGGTTCCACCTGTCTCCACCACGCAGCCAAAATTGGGAACTTGGAGATGGTCAGCCTGCTGCTCAGCACAGGACAGGTGGACGTCAATGCCCAG GACAGTGGGGGGTGGACACCCATCATCTGGGCCGCAGAGCACAAGCACATCGAGGTGATCCGCATGCTGCTGACACGGGGCGCTGACGTCACCCTCACGGACAAC GAGGAAAACATCTGCCTGCACTGGGCTTCCTTCACCGGCAGTGCCGCCATCGCCGAGGTGCTACTGAACGCCCGCTGCGACCTCCATGCTGTGAACTACCATGGGGACACGCCCCTGCACATCGCAGCCCGGGAGAGCTACCACGACTGCGTGCT gTTGTTCCTGTCACGTGGGGCAAACCCTGAACTTCGGAACAAGGAGGGGGACACAGCATGGGACCTGACTCCTGAGCGCTCTGACGTGTGGTTTGCACTCCAGCTCAACCGCAAGCTTCGGCTCGGGGTGGGAAATCGGGCCATCCGCACGGAGAGGATCATCTGCCG GGATGTGGCTCGGGGCTACGAGAATGTGCCCATTCCCTGTGTCAACGGCGTGGACGGGGAGCCCTGCCCCGAGGATTACAAGTACATCTCAGAGAACTGCGAGACGTCCACCATGAACATCGACCGCAACATCACCCACCTGCAG CACTGCACGTGTGTGGACGACTGCTCCAGCTCCAACTGCCTGTGTGGCCAGCTCAGCATCCGCTGCTGGTATGATAAG GACGGGCGGCTGCTCCAGGAATTTAACAAGATCGAGCCGCCGCTGATTTTTGAGTGTAACCAGGCGTGCTCCTGCTGGAGGAACTGCAAGAACCGCGTAGTGCAGAGCGGCATCAA GGTGCGACTGCAGCTCTACCGAACAGCCAAGATGGGCTGGGGGGTGCGCGCCCTGCAGACCATCCCCCAGGGGACCTTCATCTGCGA GTATGTCGGGGAGCTGATCTCCGATGCTGAGGCCGATGTGAGAGAGGATGATTCTTATCTCTTCGACTTAGACAACAAG GATGGAGAGGTGTACTGCATTGATGCTCGTTACTATGGCAACATCAGCCGCTTCATCAACCACCTGTGTGACCCCAACATCATCCCCGTCCGGGTCTTCATGCTGCACCAAGACCTGCGATTTCCACGCATTGCCTTCTTCAGTTCCCGAGACATCCGGActggggaggagctggg GTTTGACTATGGTGACCGCTTCTGGGACATCAAAAGCAAATATTTCACCTGCCAGTGTGGCTCTGAGAAGTGCAAGCACTCAGCCGAGGCCATCGCCCTGGAGCAGAGCCGCCTGGCCCGCCTGGACCCCCACCCTGAGCTGCTGCCTGAGCTCAGCTCCCTGCCCCCCGTCAACCCCTGA